A region from the Flavobacteriales bacterium genome encodes:
- a CDS encoding PQQ-binding-like beta-propeller repeat protein — protein sequence MSGRRVLLWLVLAAVLAGTAWSFIEWWRPVARPADPWAAVPTESAVIVELSGGREAWNAFTGASQVWSAFGNTAEAASLDSLLGRALNALEESGAKSLPLVAWMPRGERTGWLAVLAGPKDHRAAPWPALLNAMEKGGDVNGRTFNPGETFPSAKGERMGPVHVHWTNGLLLIGSDEGMVEEGLLQLKNGADLMADSTFKAAHATLGAGAAAHVLLHPQRVARMLGKHLAPTSAEPLQWPAGWAALDVRSKPDALLLSGLLLAPSDDRSLRELREQEAGLNTALRVVPAEAVALNVRHIGDAEAWLAGEGRSTDAVRDQDLFRWVEGSALAAIVPRDSSFAVLAALQASDPAAAERSLLAQCDSAGCDTSRHRGMLVARLPIPDPYGMLLGPPFDALEQPYWCLLGDKVVLSNTVATVHRAIDAWTDGTSLAEHPRHMELLGEASTSAALTWWCAPAAAGAWTKGHLSNAGMDHWEAHASSIARFSALELSIAPGQHGFHHVSLRLQHGGTAANDTGATAASTSNGLWSMALRSPIARAPMLMNDHVTGARYILVQDTEHRLHAIGSTGKLMWTRELDGPMLGDAMQVDRFKNGKLQVVLCTPEHVHMIDRNGKDVEGWPVAVKDKCSGPVAVFDYEGNKDYRFVVPTEEGGLLNLMPDGKPVQGWAPARLATYTDQAARHLRVKNNDFVFVADHSGTLLLLDRKGAVRHKPKSGIGTGARVLDVRLGMNIGNCAVIWADSTGALRSTLIDGATSTLAAGASTAMTCTLEASSKTLLIARVSGDSLHILNGNSSTYTVLQCSAARLSLSASGKWGTVVGACCADHEECLLVGADRKPLLDLPISGARYIVVGDINNDGKPEAIVGDGSGGLRAAPLSLNKP from the coding sequence ATGTCCGGGCGCCGCGTACTTCTTTGGCTTGTTCTGGCTGCCGTGCTGGCGGGCACCGCGTGGTCCTTCATCGAGTGGTGGCGACCGGTAGCGCGGCCCGCCGACCCGTGGGCGGCCGTGCCCACCGAGAGCGCCGTGATCGTGGAACTGAGCGGCGGCCGGGAAGCGTGGAACGCCTTCACCGGCGCTAGCCAGGTGTGGAGCGCGTTTGGCAACACTGCCGAGGCGGCTTCGCTCGACTCGCTCCTGGGCCGAGCGTTGAACGCGCTGGAGGAAAGTGGCGCGAAAAGCCTGCCGCTCGTTGCGTGGATGCCACGCGGTGAACGAACGGGCTGGTTGGCCGTGCTAGCAGGACCGAAGGACCATCGTGCCGCGCCTTGGCCGGCGTTGTTGAACGCCATGGAAAAAGGCGGCGATGTCAATGGGCGCACCTTCAACCCGGGTGAGACGTTCCCCAGTGCGAAAGGAGAACGCATGGGCCCGGTGCATGTGCATTGGACGAACGGTCTGTTGCTGATCGGCTCCGATGAAGGCATGGTGGAGGAAGGTCTGCTGCAATTGAAGAACGGTGCCGACCTGATGGCCGACAGCACCTTCAAAGCGGCGCATGCAACGCTGGGGGCAGGTGCGGCGGCGCATGTGCTGCTCCATCCCCAACGCGTTGCGCGCATGCTGGGCAAGCACCTCGCTCCAACTAGCGCCGAGCCGCTGCAGTGGCCCGCAGGCTGGGCGGCTCTGGACGTGCGCAGCAAACCCGATGCGCTGCTGTTGAGCGGGCTGCTGCTTGCGCCGAGCGATGATCGTTCGTTGCGCGAACTCCGTGAGCAGGAAGCCGGCCTGAACACCGCCCTTCGTGTGGTGCCTGCGGAAGCGGTGGCACTCAACGTGCGGCACATCGGCGATGCTGAAGCATGGCTCGCTGGTGAAGGCCGCAGCACCGATGCCGTGCGCGACCAGGACCTTTTCCGTTGGGTGGAGGGCTCGGCGCTTGCGGCCATCGTTCCGCGCGACAGCAGCTTCGCCGTGCTGGCGGCGTTGCAGGCGAGCGATCCTGCTGCTGCGGAGCGTTCGTTGCTGGCACAGTGCGACAGTGCAGGTTGCGACACGTCGCGGCATCGGGGCATGCTGGTGGCCCGCTTGCCCATCCCCGACCCGTACGGCATGTTGCTCGGCCCGCCGTTCGATGCACTGGAGCAACCGTACTGGTGTTTGCTCGGCGACAAGGTGGTGTTGTCGAACACCGTGGCCACCGTGCACCGCGCCATTGATGCGTGGACGGACGGCACTTCGTTGGCCGAGCACCCGCGCCACATGGAGCTCCTCGGCGAGGCGAGCACGTCCGCGGCACTGACGTGGTGGTGCGCACCTGCAGCGGCAGGGGCATGGACGAAAGGGCATCTCTCCAACGCAGGCATGGATCATTGGGAGGCACACGCATCCTCCATCGCCCGTTTTTCAGCGCTGGAGCTGAGCATCGCGCCAGGACAGCACGGGTTCCACCACGTAAGCCTGCGTTTGCAGCACGGCGGAACGGCCGCGAACGACACCGGCGCAACAGCAGCAAGCACCAGCAACGGCCTCTGGAGCATGGCATTGCGCTCTCCGATCGCACGGGCGCCCATGCTGATGAACGATCACGTGACGGGCGCGCGCTACATCCTGGTGCAGGACACTGAGCATCGCTTGCACGCCATCGGCAGCACGGGCAAACTGATGTGGACCCGCGAGCTGGATGGCCCCATGCTCGGCGATGCAATGCAGGTGGACCGCTTCAAGAACGGAAAGCTGCAAGTGGTGCTGTGCACGCCCGAGCATGTGCACATGATCGATCGCAATGGCAAGGACGTGGAAGGCTGGCCCGTTGCCGTGAAGGACAAATGCAGCGGACCGGTAGCGGTGTTCGACTATGAAGGCAACAAGGACTACCGCTTCGTGGTGCCGACCGAAGAAGGCGGCCTGTTGAACCTGATGCCTGACGGCAAACCCGTGCAAGGCTGGGCGCCTGCGCGGTTGGCAACCTACACCGACCAAGCCGCGCGGCATCTACGCGTGAAGAACAACGACTTCGTTTTCGTTGCTGACCATTCCGGCACATTGCTCCTGCTCGACCGGAAAGGAGCCGTGCGGCACAAGCCGAAGTCAGGCATCGGCACCGGTGCACGCGTGCTCGATGTGCGCCTGGGCATGAACATCGGGAACTGTGCAGTGATCTGGGCCGATAGCACCGGGGCTTTGCGCAGCACACTGATCGATGGCGCAACTAGTACGCTAGCAGCAGGCGCTTCAACGGCGATGACCTGCACGTTGGAGGCATCGAGCAAGACCTTGCTCATCGCGCGCGTATCCGGCGATTCCTTGCACATCCTGAACGGGAACAGCAGCACATACACTGTTCTGCAGTGCTCCGCGGCACGCCTGTCGCTGTCCGCCAGCGGCAAATGGGGCACGGTCGTCGGGGCGTGCTGCGCCGATCACGAGGAGTGCTTGCTGGTCGGTGCGGATCGCAAGCCCCTGTTGGATCTGCCCATCAGTGGCGCGCGCTACATCGTGGTAGGCGACATCAACAATGACGGCAAGCCCGAAGCGATCGTGGGCGATGGCAGCGGCGGTCTGCGCGCGGCGCCCCTATCCTTGAACAAACCATGA
- a CDS encoding ribonuclease HII, with protein sequence MPLANHYMRGAVEAGCDEAGRGCLAGPVVAAAVILPPSVRLPGLNDSKQLSEARREALRPLIEERALAWCVASCTPEEIDRFNILQASFIAMHRAIDGLKRRPDLLLIDGNRFTPYFGIAHVCHIKGDGRFKSIAAASILAKTHRDALMQDLHNTHPHFNWAVNKGYPTGEHRNALRLHGPTEHHRKSFRLEYAEEVHS encoded by the coding sequence ATGCCCCTCGCGAACCACTACATGCGCGGCGCCGTGGAAGCCGGTTGCGACGAGGCCGGCCGCGGTTGTTTGGCCGGACCGGTGGTGGCAGCGGCCGTCATCCTGCCACCAAGCGTGCGCCTGCCGGGCCTCAACGACAGCAAACAACTGAGCGAGGCGCGCCGCGAAGCCCTGCGGCCGCTGATCGAGGAGCGCGCGCTGGCGTGGTGCGTGGCCTCCTGCACGCCGGAAGAGATCGATCGCTTCAACATCCTGCAGGCTTCCTTCATCGCCATGCACCGCGCCATCGACGGTCTGAAGCGCCGTCCCGATCTGCTGCTCATCGACGGCAACCGCTTCACGCCCTACTTCGGCATTGCGCACGTGTGCCACATCAAAGGCGACGGCCGCTTCAAGAGCATCGCCGCGGCCAGCATACTGGCCAAGACGCATCGCGATGCCCTGATGCAGGACTTGCACAATACCCATCCGCACTTCAATTGGGCGGTGAACAAGGGCTACCCCACCGGAGAGCACCGGAATGCACTGCGGTTGCATGGACCTACCGAACATCACAGGAAGTCGTTCAGGCTGGAATACGCGGAAGAAGTGCACTCCTAA
- a CDS encoding glycosyltransferase family 4 protein — protein MRIAVNTRLLLPGKLEGIGWFTHEALSRIVRAHPEHEFHFVFDRAPDPAFRYADNVHMHTLWPPTRHPLLYVLWFEYRLPGLLRRINADAFISPDGYLSTRTAVPQLGVMHDLNFEQYPADLPSAYSNYYRTWFPRFAQKAARLVTVSEFSREDIHQRYGVPLDRIDVAHNGVAEAYSPSSTDEQAATRAALTNGDPFFICVGSLQPRKNIARLLLAFDALVKSDPRPLKLLIVGEAFWWDKRMKEAWQQVENKDRMVFTGRLGQQALRNAIGASLALAYVSYFEGFGIPVAEAMKCGVPVLAANATSLPEVAGDAAVYCDPFSVDSMRDGLAQLRNDAALRERLSTLGLSRVQRFTWDRTATALWSSFERMMQKH, from the coding sequence GTGCGCATCGCAGTCAACACCCGCCTCCTTCTCCCCGGCAAGCTCGAAGGTATCGGCTGGTTCACGCATGAGGCGCTTTCACGGATCGTGCGGGCGCATCCGGAGCATGAGTTCCATTTCGTCTTCGACCGTGCGCCGGACCCTGCCTTCCGCTACGCCGACAACGTGCACATGCACACGCTGTGGCCGCCCACGCGCCATCCGTTGCTCTACGTGCTATGGTTCGAATACCGGCTGCCGGGCCTCCTGCGCCGCATCAATGCGGACGCCTTCATCAGCCCTGACGGCTACTTGAGCACGCGCACCGCAGTGCCACAGCTGGGTGTGATGCACGACCTCAACTTCGAGCAATACCCGGCCGACCTTCCCAGCGCCTATAGCAACTACTACCGCACCTGGTTCCCACGCTTCGCCCAAAAAGCCGCGCGACTGGTAACGGTGTCGGAGTTCAGCCGCGAGGACATCCACCAACGATATGGTGTGCCGTTGGACCGCATTGATGTGGCGCACAACGGCGTGGCCGAAGCGTATTCGCCGTCGAGCACCGATGAACAAGCCGCGACGAGAGCCGCGCTGACCAACGGCGACCCCTTCTTCATCTGCGTGGGCTCGTTGCAACCACGCAAGAACATTGCCCGCCTGCTGCTGGCATTCGATGCACTGGTGAAAAGCGATCCGCGGCCATTGAAACTGTTGATCGTGGGTGAAGCCTTCTGGTGGGATAAGCGCATGAAGGAGGCCTGGCAACAGGTCGAGAACAAGGACCGCATGGTGTTCACCGGTCGACTGGGACAGCAGGCGCTACGCAACGCGATCGGTGCATCATTGGCGCTGGCCTACGTGAGCTACTTCGAAGGCTTCGGCATACCCGTGGCTGAAGCGATGAAGTGCGGCGTACCCGTGCTTGCTGCGAATGCCACCAGCCTGCCTGAAGTAGCGGGCGACGCAGCCGTGTACTGCGACCCCTTCAGCGTGGACAGCATGCGCGACGGGCTGGCCCAGTTGCGCAACGATGCCGCCTTGCGCGAGCGGCTTTCAACTTTGGGACTATCCCGCGTGCAGCGCTTCACCTGGGATCGCACGGCCACTGCGCTCTGGTCTTCCTTTGAACGCATGATGCAAAAGCACTGA
- a CDS encoding DUF5606 domain-containing protein, which produces MDLTKIISVSGKSGLFKIVAQGRQALIVESLGEPGKRMPVPTTVRVSSLEEIQIFTTGDDVPLKDVLKKIHEVEKGKESVDPKGDEGALWAKLTEALPNNDRERIHSSDVRKLFLWYGQLLKAGVFDVKEEKEEKEAAEKKETKATGEKKPKVGEAGVKKAAAPKPGAGAGKAKAAPMRKGSQRGS; this is translated from the coding sequence ATGGACCTTACCAAGATCATCTCCGTTTCCGGCAAGAGCGGCCTCTTCAAGATCGTTGCACAAGGGCGCCAGGCCCTCATCGTAGAATCGCTCGGCGAACCCGGCAAACGCATGCCCGTGCCCACAACGGTGCGTGTGAGTTCCTTGGAGGAGATCCAGATATTCACCACCGGCGACGATGTGCCGCTGAAGGATGTGCTGAAGAAGATCCACGAAGTGGAGAAAGGGAAGGAGAGCGTGGACCCGAAGGGTGATGAAGGTGCTTTGTGGGCGAAACTCACTGAGGCGCTCCCCAACAACGACCGCGAACGCATCCATTCCAGTGATGTGCGCAAGCTGTTCCTGTGGTACGGCCAGCTCCTGAAGGCGGGCGTGTTCGATGTGAAGGAGGAGAAAGAGGAGAAGGAAGCCGCCGAGAAGAAGGAGACGAAGGCCACCGGCGAGAAGAAACCCAAGGTGGGCGAGGCCGGTGTGAAAAAGGCCGCCGCGCCCAAGCCGGGTGCCGGAGCGGGCAAGGCGAAGGCCGCGCCCATGCGCAAGGGCAGCCAGCGCGGCAGCTGA